A single Catharus ustulatus isolate bCatUst1 chromosome 7, bCatUst1.pri.v2, whole genome shotgun sequence DNA region contains:
- the COPS8 gene encoding COP9 signalosome complex subunit 8 has product MPVAVMAESSVSFRRLLEQCETQELEAPGGIATPLVYGQLLALYLLHNDMNNARYLWKRIPPAIKSANAELGAVWSVGQRIWQRDFPGIYTAISAHQWSETIQPIMEALRDATRRRAFGLVSQAYTSIVADDFAAFVGLPVEEAVKGVLEQGWQADFATRMVMPKKPGVLEASFNRFIPSSEPVPVPPIPNEQQLARLTDYVAFLEN; this is encoded by the exons ATGCCGGTGGCGGTGATGGCCGAGAGCTCCGTGAGCTTCAGGCGGCTCCTGGAGCAGTGCGAGAcgcaggagctggag GCCCCTGGAGGAATTGCCACACCCCTCGTTTATggccagctgctggctctgtacCTGTTGCACAATGACAT gAATAATGCACGCTATCTCTGGAAAAGAATCCCTCCTGCTATCAAATCT GCAAATGCTGAACTTGGTGCAGTTTGGTCAGTGGGACAAAGAATCTGGCAGAGGGATTTCCCAGGAATCTACACAGCAATCAGTGCACATCAGTGGTCTGAGACTATCCAGCCAATCATGGAAGCACTCAGAG ATGCAACCAGGAGACGAGCCTTTGGACTGGTCTCCCAGGCTTACACATCAATAGTTGCAGATGATTTTGCAGCCTTTGTTGGCCTTCCTGTAGAAGAAGCTGTGAAAG GTGTGCTAGAACAGGGCTGGCAAGCAGACTTTGCAACTCGCATGGTGATGCCGAAAAAGCCAG GTGTGCTGGAAGCTTCCTTTAACAGATTTATTCCTTCAtcag AACCTGTTCCGGTCCCACCAATTCCCAACGAACAGCAGTTGGCCAGATTGACTGACTATGTGGCTTTCCTGGAAAACTGA